Proteins from a single region of Megalopta genalis isolate 19385.01 chromosome 3, iyMegGena1_principal, whole genome shotgun sequence:
- the LOC117222095 gene encoding uncharacterized protein LOC117222095 isoform X1 produces MSCVGVPRYEDGFRLAGPASECSLRSKARIDALFEDSRSIYGSSMGGWYGAVSTMNSHNLDEAGADEQRRVNSAVQARIEAMFASVEAESGTPGECAAAILPVKYLGAAPVGGRVASVRGLQEPLRHLLERVEYSTRAELEVSRRGLSFRTTDGCERNNPFRRIAVWSALRLRTKKTQSGDVHHAFLPLVGDQDQGQAGEDKHADLYRSMRGLEPSTERYPPVFAVVMRRPGATRVLECHAFACETEEDAVAAAATLYRALLADLDTNRRRPRHANGVGCVSLASVASSVREMSAGSRMSTRTSVLHAEPALPHPVRPPRTKKKTSASSSVTEDEGSKPVEMKAPRRKKKNSDVKAEDILEARGRKREPSPCEKSAAKGPSFDSVRKSFDPKPANETERPNPKNKYAINEVTAAPEKPKIEQSVDSGKIYEIGSAGLYERVSNRYEKLPVRAKPEKPVNQEHQSPPKEAEEVKKKIKEPEKKGSYDVNRPTEIVAKRQQPYACRSEVTLYDRIDKSGCKDEENSIYERHVKRGSKERIYEEHFKDADKIYSIAQEDVYSGRSSRLDRSKIRGSQEDMYLGRCSKSDTYQPIQEKRGDPVSAERRRSREVQEKTSSGRRLSRVVTMDKPLKKHPCDPAANLNIPEYSQPRVRKRSRAGSEPPVGRSEDAMMVVQEGRLKRSQSDIDVDRGDPMTRVELPRRGSFLKPGSARRPNSIKGGTPLGFTELFDEFRNQEGLTSVDDILAAIIGKLLISSRRASPVCSSFRLLSADPEGMSFNDLKPLYKEFLLKLAATLTQDELYQRSASIMRRRRRPQRRRSSRRTCLLGRAIKRSVSRLKGGPTEFTSVIFPARRLNDSFGSSSSCDVRNNHRNRVLANRLVNRRSSWRMNKPGGCHTTSEDSDTCRRLSRSVGATANRSSSGYVSCSECSYDSESCTCVSADKCYCSLSRRVAAQPRVVANAVVCSCDTDSCSESNKCYCARQAVQPTILEQLRQRGIVPSESTLSRGGSPDGIRTTRSSRNRTPSQGLDVLKKQSSSSYGSSNNLALDYDLFNPGRKSQQSSDSEKVLVVSARDTQGRLVYVGGADRDKKCLSHCSSRSGAHHEALSIKKSAEIAAIFGADANRISRRASNASSIRSSISLEAGLGYLP; encoded by the exons ATGTCTTGCGTCGGGGTGCCCCGGTACGAGGACGGCTTCCGGTTGGCCGGGCCAGCTTCAGAATGCTCTCTGAGGAGCAAGGCTCGCATCGACGCCCTCTTCGAGGACTCAAG ATCAATTTACGGATCGAGCATGGGCGGTTGGTACGGTGCAGTGTCCACCATGAACTCTCACAACCTGGACGAGGCAGGCGCTGATGAACAGAGGAGGGTGAACAGCGCGGTGCAGGCCCGGATCGAGGCGATGTTCGCGTCCGTGGAAGCCGAAAGCGGAACACCCGGGGAATGCGCGGCCGCCATTTTGCCG GTGAAATACTTGGGAGCAGCTCCCGTTGGTGGCCGCGTGGCGAGCGTCCGTGGCCTCCAGGAGCCTCTGAGACATCTCCTGGAGCGAGTGGAGTACTCGACGAGAGCGGAGCTCGAGGTCTCGAGACGGGGCCTGAGTTTCCGCACGACGGACGGCTGCGAGAGGAACAATCCGTTCCGGAGGATCGCCGTTTGGAGCGCGCTGAGGCTTCGAACGAAGAAAACGCAGTCCGGCGACGTGCACCACGCTTTCCTGCCATTGGTCGGCGATCAGGATCAGGGCCAGGCCGGAGAGGACAAGCACGCGGATCTCTACAG GTCGATGCGAGGCCTAGAGCCGTCCACAGAAAGGTATCCCCCCGTGTTCGCGGTGGTGATGCGTCGGCCAGGTGCGACCAGGGTGCTGGAGTGCCACGCGTTCGCTTGCGAGACGGAGGAGGACGCGGTCGCGGCCGCAGCGACCCTGTACCGAGCTCTTCTGGCCGACCTGGACACGAATCGCCGTCGTCCTCGGCACGCGAACGGCGTCGGTTGCGTCAGTTTAGCATCCGTTGCGTCCAGCGTGCGGGAGATGAGCGCTGGGAGCAGAATGAGCACCAGGACGAGCGTCCTGCACGCGGAGCCAGCGCTGCCGCACCCTGTGAGGCCGCCTAGAACTAAGAAGAAGACGTCGGCGTCGAGTTCGGTGACGGAGGACGAGGGCAGCAAGCCCGTGGAGATGAAGGCGCCtagaagaaagaagaagaactCGGACGTCAAGGCGGAGGACATCCTGGAGGCTCGGGGGAGAAAACGGGAGCCCAGCCCGTGCGAGAAATCGGCCGCCAAAGGTCCGAGCTTCGACTCCGTGAGGAAGAGCTTCGACCCGAAACCCGCGAACGAGACGGAACGACCGAATCCGAAGAACAAGTACGCGATCAACGAAGTAACCGCCGCTCCCGAGAAGCCTAAGATCGAGCAATCCGTCGATTCCGGGAAGATCTACGAAATAGGAAGCGCCGGATTGTACGAGAGAGTGTCGAACAGGTACGAGAAGCTGCCTGTGAGAGCGAAGCCGGAGAAACCCGTTAACCAAGAACACCAGAGTCCGCCGAAAGAGGCAGAGGAGGTCAAGAAGAAGATCAAAGAGCCAGAGAAGAAGGGCTCGTACGACGTGAACCGGCCTACGGAGATCGTTGCGAAGAGGCAGCAGCCGTACGCCTGCAGGTCCGAGGTGACGCTCTACGACAGGATCGACAAGTCCGGCTGCAAGGACGAGGAGAACTCGATCTACGAGCGCCACGTGAAGCGCGGCAGCAAGGAGAGGATCTACGAGGAGCACTTCAAGGACGCGGACAAGATCTACAGCATCGCGCAGGAGGACGTTTACAGCGGCAGAAGCAGCAGACTCGACAGAAGCAAGATCAGGGGCTCCCAGGAGGACATGTACCTCGGCAGGTGCTCCAAGAGCGACACCTATCAGCCGATCCAGGAGAAGCGCGGCGACCCCGTGTCCGCGGAGCGCAGACGTTCCAGAGAGGTCCAGGAGAAGACGTCCTCGGGGAGGCGGCTGAGCAGAGTGGTCACCATGGACAAGCCTCTGAAGAAGCACCCCTGCGACCCAGCGGCGAACTTGAACATCCCGGAGTACAGTCAGCCTAGGGTCAGGAAGAGGAGCAGGGCCGGCAGCGAGCctccggtcggtcggtcggagGACGCGATGATGGTGGTGCAGGAGGGTCGGCTGAAGAGGTCGCAGAGCGACATAGACGTGGACAGGGGCGATCCGATGACCAGGGTGGAGCTGCCCCGGAGAGGAAGCTTCCTGAAGCCGGGCAGCGCCAGGCGGCCCAACAGCATCAAAGGCGGAACGCCGCTGGGATTCACCGAGCTGTTCGACGAGTTCAGGAACCAGGAGGGGCTGACCAGCGTGGACGACATCCTCGCGGCCATCATCGGTAAGCTTCTGATCTCCTCCCGCCGTGCTTCTCCCGTGTGCTCAAGCTTCCGCCTCCTATCCGCAGACCCGGAGGGGATGTCCTTCAACGATCTGAAGCCGCTGTACAAAGAGTTCCTGCTGAAGCTGGCGGCCACGCTGACGCAGGACGAGCTGTATCAGAGGTCGGCCAGCATCATGAGAAGACGACGGAGGCCCCAACGGAGACGGTCCAGCCGCAGGACCTGCCTCCTAGGCAGGGCCATCAAGAGGTCCGTGTCGAGGCTGAAGGGTGGCCCGACGGAGTTCACGTCCGTCATCTTCCCAGCCAGGAGGCTGAACGACAGTTTCGGCAGCAGCTCCTCCTGCGACGTCAGGAACAACCACAGGAACAGGGTGCTGGCCAATAGGCTGGTCAACAGGCGGTCCTCCTGGAGGATGAACAAACCTGGCGGATGCCACACCACTTCTGAAGACAGCGACACTT GTAGACGACTGAGTCGCAGCGTGGGCGCAACGGCGAACAGGAGCAGCAGCGGCTACGTGAGCTGCAGCGAGTGCAGCTACGACTCCGAGTCCTGCACCTGCGTCTCCGCCGACAAGTGCTACTGTTCGTTGTCGAGGAGGGTAGCCGCGCAACCACGGGTCGTCGCCAACGCGGTGGTCTGTTCCTGCGACACCGACAGCTGCTCCGAGAGCAACAAATGCTACTGCGCCAGGCAGGCCGTGCAGCCGACGATCCTGGAGCAGCTCAGGCAGAGAGGCATCGTGCCGTCTGAGAGCACCTTGAGCAGAGGCGGGAGCCCGGACGGGATCAGGACGACGAGATCAAGCAGAAATCGGACGCCCTCCCAAGGTTTGGATGTACTCAAG AAGCAGTCGTCGTCAAGCTACGGCAGTTCGAACAACCTGGCCCTGGACTACGACCTGTTCAACCCAGGCAGGAAGTCCCAGCAGTCCTCCGACAGCGAGAAGGTGCTAGTGGTCAGCGCCAGAGACACTCAGGGCCGTTTGGTCTACGTCGGTGGCGCGGACAGGGACAAGAAGTGTCTCTCCCACTGTTCCAGCAGATCCGGTGCACACCACGAGGCCCTCTCGATCAAGAAGAGCGCCGAAATAGCAGCCATCTTCGGCGCCGACGCGAATCGGATCAGCAGAAGAGCCAGCAACGCCTCCAGCATCAGGAGCTCGATCAGCCTGGAGGCCGGTCTCGGCTATCTACCCTGA
- the LOC117222095 gene encoding uncharacterized protein LOC117222095 isoform X3 has product MSCVGVPRYEDGFRLAGPASECSLRSKARIDALFEDSRSIYGSSMGGWYGAVSTMNSHNLDEAGADEQRRVNSAVQARIEAMFASVEAESGTPGECAAAILPVKYLGAAPVGGRVASVRGLQEPLRHLLERVEYSTRAELEVSRRGLSFRTTDGCERNNPFRRIAVWSALRLRTKKTQSGDVHHAFLPLVGDQDQGQAGEDKHADLYRSMRGLEPSTERYPPVFAVVMRRPGATRVLECHAFACETEEDAVAAAATLYRALLADLDTNRRRPRHANGVGCVSLASVASSVREMSAGSRMSTRTSVLHAEPALPHPVRPPRTKKKTSASSSVTEDEGSKPVEMKAPRRKKKNSDVKAEDILEARGRKREPSPCEKSAAKGPSFDSVRKSFDPKPANETERPNPKNKYAINEVTAAPEKPKIEQSVDSGKIYEIGSAGLYERVSNRYEKLPVRAKPEKPVNQEHQSPPKEAEEVKKKIKEPEKKGSYDVNRPTEIVAKRQQPYACRSEVTLYDRIDKSGCKDEENSIYERHVKRGSKERIYEEHFKDADKIYSIAQEDVYSGRSSRLDRSKIRGSQEDMYLGRCSKSDTYQPIQEKRGDPVSAERRRSREVQEKTSSGRRLSRVVTMDKPLKKHPCDPAANLNIPEYSQPRVRKRSRAGSEPPVGRSEDAMMVVQEGRLKRSQSDIDVDRGDPMTRVELPRRGSFLKPGSARRPNSIKGGTPLGFTELFDEFRNQEGLTSVDDILAAIIDPEGMSFNDLKPLYKEFLLKLAATLTQDELYQRSASIMRRRRRPQRRRSSRRTCLLGRAIKRSVSRLKGGPTEFTSVIFPARRLNDSFGSSSSCDVRNNHRNRVLANRLVNRRSSWRMNKPGGCHTTSEDSDTCRRLSRSVGATANRSSSGYVSCSECSYDSESCTCVSADKCYCSLSRRVAAQPRVVANAVVCSCDTDSCSESNKCYCARQAVQPTILEQLRQRGIVPSESTLSRGGSPDGIRTTRSSRNRTPSQGLDVLKKQSSSSYGSSNNLALDYDLFNPGRKSQQSSDSEKVLVVSARDTQGRLVYVGGADRDKKCLSHCSSRSGAHHEALSIKKSAEIAAIFGADANRISRRASNASSIRSSISLEAGLGYLP; this is encoded by the exons ATGTCTTGCGTCGGGGTGCCCCGGTACGAGGACGGCTTCCGGTTGGCCGGGCCAGCTTCAGAATGCTCTCTGAGGAGCAAGGCTCGCATCGACGCCCTCTTCGAGGACTCAAG ATCAATTTACGGATCGAGCATGGGCGGTTGGTACGGTGCAGTGTCCACCATGAACTCTCACAACCTGGACGAGGCAGGCGCTGATGAACAGAGGAGGGTGAACAGCGCGGTGCAGGCCCGGATCGAGGCGATGTTCGCGTCCGTGGAAGCCGAAAGCGGAACACCCGGGGAATGCGCGGCCGCCATTTTGCCG GTGAAATACTTGGGAGCAGCTCCCGTTGGTGGCCGCGTGGCGAGCGTCCGTGGCCTCCAGGAGCCTCTGAGACATCTCCTGGAGCGAGTGGAGTACTCGACGAGAGCGGAGCTCGAGGTCTCGAGACGGGGCCTGAGTTTCCGCACGACGGACGGCTGCGAGAGGAACAATCCGTTCCGGAGGATCGCCGTTTGGAGCGCGCTGAGGCTTCGAACGAAGAAAACGCAGTCCGGCGACGTGCACCACGCTTTCCTGCCATTGGTCGGCGATCAGGATCAGGGCCAGGCCGGAGAGGACAAGCACGCGGATCTCTACAG GTCGATGCGAGGCCTAGAGCCGTCCACAGAAAGGTATCCCCCCGTGTTCGCGGTGGTGATGCGTCGGCCAGGTGCGACCAGGGTGCTGGAGTGCCACGCGTTCGCTTGCGAGACGGAGGAGGACGCGGTCGCGGCCGCAGCGACCCTGTACCGAGCTCTTCTGGCCGACCTGGACACGAATCGCCGTCGTCCTCGGCACGCGAACGGCGTCGGTTGCGTCAGTTTAGCATCCGTTGCGTCCAGCGTGCGGGAGATGAGCGCTGGGAGCAGAATGAGCACCAGGACGAGCGTCCTGCACGCGGAGCCAGCGCTGCCGCACCCTGTGAGGCCGCCTAGAACTAAGAAGAAGACGTCGGCGTCGAGTTCGGTGACGGAGGACGAGGGCAGCAAGCCCGTGGAGATGAAGGCGCCtagaagaaagaagaagaactCGGACGTCAAGGCGGAGGACATCCTGGAGGCTCGGGGGAGAAAACGGGAGCCCAGCCCGTGCGAGAAATCGGCCGCCAAAGGTCCGAGCTTCGACTCCGTGAGGAAGAGCTTCGACCCGAAACCCGCGAACGAGACGGAACGACCGAATCCGAAGAACAAGTACGCGATCAACGAAGTAACCGCCGCTCCCGAGAAGCCTAAGATCGAGCAATCCGTCGATTCCGGGAAGATCTACGAAATAGGAAGCGCCGGATTGTACGAGAGAGTGTCGAACAGGTACGAGAAGCTGCCTGTGAGAGCGAAGCCGGAGAAACCCGTTAACCAAGAACACCAGAGTCCGCCGAAAGAGGCAGAGGAGGTCAAGAAGAAGATCAAAGAGCCAGAGAAGAAGGGCTCGTACGACGTGAACCGGCCTACGGAGATCGTTGCGAAGAGGCAGCAGCCGTACGCCTGCAGGTCCGAGGTGACGCTCTACGACAGGATCGACAAGTCCGGCTGCAAGGACGAGGAGAACTCGATCTACGAGCGCCACGTGAAGCGCGGCAGCAAGGAGAGGATCTACGAGGAGCACTTCAAGGACGCGGACAAGATCTACAGCATCGCGCAGGAGGACGTTTACAGCGGCAGAAGCAGCAGACTCGACAGAAGCAAGATCAGGGGCTCCCAGGAGGACATGTACCTCGGCAGGTGCTCCAAGAGCGACACCTATCAGCCGATCCAGGAGAAGCGCGGCGACCCCGTGTCCGCGGAGCGCAGACGTTCCAGAGAGGTCCAGGAGAAGACGTCCTCGGGGAGGCGGCTGAGCAGAGTGGTCACCATGGACAAGCCTCTGAAGAAGCACCCCTGCGACCCAGCGGCGAACTTGAACATCCCGGAGTACAGTCAGCCTAGGGTCAGGAAGAGGAGCAGGGCCGGCAGCGAGCctccggtcggtcggtcggagGACGCGATGATGGTGGTGCAGGAGGGTCGGCTGAAGAGGTCGCAGAGCGACATAGACGTGGACAGGGGCGATCCGATGACCAGGGTGGAGCTGCCCCGGAGAGGAAGCTTCCTGAAGCCGGGCAGCGCCAGGCGGCCCAACAGCATCAAAGGCGGAACGCCGCTGGGATTCACCGAGCTGTTCGACGAGTTCAGGAACCAGGAGGGGCTGACCAGCGTGGACGACATCCTCGCGGCCATCATCG ACCCGGAGGGGATGTCCTTCAACGATCTGAAGCCGCTGTACAAAGAGTTCCTGCTGAAGCTGGCGGCCACGCTGACGCAGGACGAGCTGTATCAGAGGTCGGCCAGCATCATGAGAAGACGACGGAGGCCCCAACGGAGACGGTCCAGCCGCAGGACCTGCCTCCTAGGCAGGGCCATCAAGAGGTCCGTGTCGAGGCTGAAGGGTGGCCCGACGGAGTTCACGTCCGTCATCTTCCCAGCCAGGAGGCTGAACGACAGTTTCGGCAGCAGCTCCTCCTGCGACGTCAGGAACAACCACAGGAACAGGGTGCTGGCCAATAGGCTGGTCAACAGGCGGTCCTCCTGGAGGATGAACAAACCTGGCGGATGCCACACCACTTCTGAAGACAGCGACACTT GTAGACGACTGAGTCGCAGCGTGGGCGCAACGGCGAACAGGAGCAGCAGCGGCTACGTGAGCTGCAGCGAGTGCAGCTACGACTCCGAGTCCTGCACCTGCGTCTCCGCCGACAAGTGCTACTGTTCGTTGTCGAGGAGGGTAGCCGCGCAACCACGGGTCGTCGCCAACGCGGTGGTCTGTTCCTGCGACACCGACAGCTGCTCCGAGAGCAACAAATGCTACTGCGCCAGGCAGGCCGTGCAGCCGACGATCCTGGAGCAGCTCAGGCAGAGAGGCATCGTGCCGTCTGAGAGCACCTTGAGCAGAGGCGGGAGCCCGGACGGGATCAGGACGACGAGATCAAGCAGAAATCGGACGCCCTCCCAAGGTTTGGATGTACTCAAG AAGCAGTCGTCGTCAAGCTACGGCAGTTCGAACAACCTGGCCCTGGACTACGACCTGTTCAACCCAGGCAGGAAGTCCCAGCAGTCCTCCGACAGCGAGAAGGTGCTAGTGGTCAGCGCCAGAGACACTCAGGGCCGTTTGGTCTACGTCGGTGGCGCGGACAGGGACAAGAAGTGTCTCTCCCACTGTTCCAGCAGATCCGGTGCACACCACGAGGCCCTCTCGATCAAGAAGAGCGCCGAAATAGCAGCCATCTTCGGCGCCGACGCGAATCGGATCAGCAGAAGAGCCAGCAACGCCTCCAGCATCAGGAGCTCGATCAGCCTGGAGGCCGGTCTCGGCTATCTACCCTGA
- the LOC117222095 gene encoding uncharacterized protein LOC117222095 isoform X2 has translation MSCVGVPRYEDGFRLAGPASECSLRSKARIDALFEDSRSIYGSSMGGWYGAVSTMNSHNLDEAGADEQRRVNSAVQARIEAMFASVEAESGTPGECAAAILPVKYLGAAPVGGRVASVRGLQEPLRHLLERVEYSTRAELEVSRRGLSFRTTDGCERNNPFRRIAVWSALRLRTKKTQSGDVHHAFLPLVGDQDQGQAGEDKHADLYRSMRGLEPSTERYPPVFAVVMRRPGATRVLECHAFACETEEDAVAAAATLYRALLADLDTNRRRPRHANGVGCVSLASVASSVREMSAGSRMSTRTSVLHAEPALPHPVRPPRTKKKTSASSSVTEDEGSKPVEMKAPRRKKKNSDVKAEDILEARGRKREPSPCEKSAAKGPSFDSVRKSFDPKPANETERPNPKNKYAINEVTAAPEKPKIEQSVDSGKIYEIGSAGLYERVSNRYEKLPVRAKPEKPVNQEHQSPPKEAEEVKKKIKEPEKKGSYDVNRPTEIVAKRQQPYACRSEVTLYDRIDKSGCKDEENSIYERHVKRGSKERIYEEHFKDADKIYSIAQEDVYSGRSSRLDRSKIRGSQEDMYLGRCSKSDTYQPIQEKRGDPVSAERRRSREVQEKTSSGRRLSRVVTMDKPLKKHPCDPAANLNIPEYSQPRVRKRSRAGSEPPVGRSEDAMMVVQEGRLKRSQSDIDVDRGDPMTRVELPRRGSFLKPGSARRPNSIKGGTPLGFTELFDEFRNQEGLTSVDDILAAIIGKLLISSRRASPVCSSFRLLSADPEGMSFNDLKPLYKEFLLKLAATLTQDELYQRSASIMRRRRRPQRRRSSRRTCLLGRAIKRSVSRLKGGPTEFTSVIFPARRLNDSFGSSSSCDVRNNHRNRVLANRLVNRRSSWRMNKPGGCHTTSEDSDTCRRLSRSVGATANRSSSGYVSCSECSYDSESCTCVSADKCYCSLSRRVAAQPRVVANAVVCSCDTDSCSESNKCYCARQAVQPTILEQLRQRGIVPSESTLSRGGSPDGIRTTRSSRNRTPSQEAVVVKLRQFEQPGPGLRPVQPRQEVPAVLRQREGASGQRQRHSGPFGLRRWRGQGQEVSLPLFQQIRCTPRGPLDQEERRNSSHLRRRRESDQQKSQQRLQHQELDQPGGRSRLSTLIHPFL, from the exons ATGTCTTGCGTCGGGGTGCCCCGGTACGAGGACGGCTTCCGGTTGGCCGGGCCAGCTTCAGAATGCTCTCTGAGGAGCAAGGCTCGCATCGACGCCCTCTTCGAGGACTCAAG ATCAATTTACGGATCGAGCATGGGCGGTTGGTACGGTGCAGTGTCCACCATGAACTCTCACAACCTGGACGAGGCAGGCGCTGATGAACAGAGGAGGGTGAACAGCGCGGTGCAGGCCCGGATCGAGGCGATGTTCGCGTCCGTGGAAGCCGAAAGCGGAACACCCGGGGAATGCGCGGCCGCCATTTTGCCG GTGAAATACTTGGGAGCAGCTCCCGTTGGTGGCCGCGTGGCGAGCGTCCGTGGCCTCCAGGAGCCTCTGAGACATCTCCTGGAGCGAGTGGAGTACTCGACGAGAGCGGAGCTCGAGGTCTCGAGACGGGGCCTGAGTTTCCGCACGACGGACGGCTGCGAGAGGAACAATCCGTTCCGGAGGATCGCCGTTTGGAGCGCGCTGAGGCTTCGAACGAAGAAAACGCAGTCCGGCGACGTGCACCACGCTTTCCTGCCATTGGTCGGCGATCAGGATCAGGGCCAGGCCGGAGAGGACAAGCACGCGGATCTCTACAG GTCGATGCGAGGCCTAGAGCCGTCCACAGAAAGGTATCCCCCCGTGTTCGCGGTGGTGATGCGTCGGCCAGGTGCGACCAGGGTGCTGGAGTGCCACGCGTTCGCTTGCGAGACGGAGGAGGACGCGGTCGCGGCCGCAGCGACCCTGTACCGAGCTCTTCTGGCCGACCTGGACACGAATCGCCGTCGTCCTCGGCACGCGAACGGCGTCGGTTGCGTCAGTTTAGCATCCGTTGCGTCCAGCGTGCGGGAGATGAGCGCTGGGAGCAGAATGAGCACCAGGACGAGCGTCCTGCACGCGGAGCCAGCGCTGCCGCACCCTGTGAGGCCGCCTAGAACTAAGAAGAAGACGTCGGCGTCGAGTTCGGTGACGGAGGACGAGGGCAGCAAGCCCGTGGAGATGAAGGCGCCtagaagaaagaagaagaactCGGACGTCAAGGCGGAGGACATCCTGGAGGCTCGGGGGAGAAAACGGGAGCCCAGCCCGTGCGAGAAATCGGCCGCCAAAGGTCCGAGCTTCGACTCCGTGAGGAAGAGCTTCGACCCGAAACCCGCGAACGAGACGGAACGACCGAATCCGAAGAACAAGTACGCGATCAACGAAGTAACCGCCGCTCCCGAGAAGCCTAAGATCGAGCAATCCGTCGATTCCGGGAAGATCTACGAAATAGGAAGCGCCGGATTGTACGAGAGAGTGTCGAACAGGTACGAGAAGCTGCCTGTGAGAGCGAAGCCGGAGAAACCCGTTAACCAAGAACACCAGAGTCCGCCGAAAGAGGCAGAGGAGGTCAAGAAGAAGATCAAAGAGCCAGAGAAGAAGGGCTCGTACGACGTGAACCGGCCTACGGAGATCGTTGCGAAGAGGCAGCAGCCGTACGCCTGCAGGTCCGAGGTGACGCTCTACGACAGGATCGACAAGTCCGGCTGCAAGGACGAGGAGAACTCGATCTACGAGCGCCACGTGAAGCGCGGCAGCAAGGAGAGGATCTACGAGGAGCACTTCAAGGACGCGGACAAGATCTACAGCATCGCGCAGGAGGACGTTTACAGCGGCAGAAGCAGCAGACTCGACAGAAGCAAGATCAGGGGCTCCCAGGAGGACATGTACCTCGGCAGGTGCTCCAAGAGCGACACCTATCAGCCGATCCAGGAGAAGCGCGGCGACCCCGTGTCCGCGGAGCGCAGACGTTCCAGAGAGGTCCAGGAGAAGACGTCCTCGGGGAGGCGGCTGAGCAGAGTGGTCACCATGGACAAGCCTCTGAAGAAGCACCCCTGCGACCCAGCGGCGAACTTGAACATCCCGGAGTACAGTCAGCCTAGGGTCAGGAAGAGGAGCAGGGCCGGCAGCGAGCctccggtcggtcggtcggagGACGCGATGATGGTGGTGCAGGAGGGTCGGCTGAAGAGGTCGCAGAGCGACATAGACGTGGACAGGGGCGATCCGATGACCAGGGTGGAGCTGCCCCGGAGAGGAAGCTTCCTGAAGCCGGGCAGCGCCAGGCGGCCCAACAGCATCAAAGGCGGAACGCCGCTGGGATTCACCGAGCTGTTCGACGAGTTCAGGAACCAGGAGGGGCTGACCAGCGTGGACGACATCCTCGCGGCCATCATCGGTAAGCTTCTGATCTCCTCCCGCCGTGCTTCTCCCGTGTGCTCAAGCTTCCGCCTCCTATCCGCAGACCCGGAGGGGATGTCCTTCAACGATCTGAAGCCGCTGTACAAAGAGTTCCTGCTGAAGCTGGCGGCCACGCTGACGCAGGACGAGCTGTATCAGAGGTCGGCCAGCATCATGAGAAGACGACGGAGGCCCCAACGGAGACGGTCCAGCCGCAGGACCTGCCTCCTAGGCAGGGCCATCAAGAGGTCCGTGTCGAGGCTGAAGGGTGGCCCGACGGAGTTCACGTCCGTCATCTTCCCAGCCAGGAGGCTGAACGACAGTTTCGGCAGCAGCTCCTCCTGCGACGTCAGGAACAACCACAGGAACAGGGTGCTGGCCAATAGGCTGGTCAACAGGCGGTCCTCCTGGAGGATGAACAAACCTGGCGGATGCCACACCACTTCTGAAGACAGCGACACTT GTAGACGACTGAGTCGCAGCGTGGGCGCAACGGCGAACAGGAGCAGCAGCGGCTACGTGAGCTGCAGCGAGTGCAGCTACGACTCCGAGTCCTGCACCTGCGTCTCCGCCGACAAGTGCTACTGTTCGTTGTCGAGGAGGGTAGCCGCGCAACCACGGGTCGTCGCCAACGCGGTGGTCTGTTCCTGCGACACCGACAGCTGCTCCGAGAGCAACAAATGCTACTGCGCCAGGCAGGCCGTGCAGCCGACGATCCTGGAGCAGCTCAGGCAGAGAGGCATCGTGCCGTCTGAGAGCACCTTGAGCAGAGGCGGGAGCCCGGACGGGATCAGGACGACGAGATCAAGCAGAAATCGGACGCCCTCCCAAG AAGCAGTCGTCGTCAAGCTACGGCAGTTCGAACAACCTGGCCCTGGACTACGACCTGTTCAACCCAGGCAGGAAGTCCCAGCAGTCCTCCGACAGCGAGAAGGTGCTAGTGGTCAGCGCCAGAGACACTCAGGGCCGTTTGGTCTACGTCGGTGGCGCGGACAGGGACAAGAAGTGTCTCTCCCACTGTTCCAGCAGATCCGGTGCACACCACGAGGCCCTCTCGATCAAGAAGAGCGCCGAAATAGCAGCCATCTTCGGCGCCGACGCGAATCGGATCAGCAGAAGAGCCAGCAACGCCTCCAGCATCAGGAGCTCGATCAGCCTGGAGGCCGGTCTCGGCTATCTACCCTGATCCACCCTTTCCTTTGA